In Oryza brachyantha chromosome 2, ObraRS2, whole genome shotgun sequence, a single window of DNA contains:
- the LOC102710759 gene encoding basic blue protein-like, with translation MASRGRGSACNGSAVLGAAVAVQLLMVGFLVMSAAPLAAAAAARYTVGDSGGWRFYAEGWAKGKTFRAGDVLEFKYNAAVHDVAAVDLASYRSCVAPKGVRKMRSGHDKVTLHKGAHYFICTEPGHCKAGMKLAVRAI, from the exons ATGGCGAGCCGGGGAAGAGGCAGTGCATGCAACGGGTCCGCCGTTCTTGGCGCGGCCGTGGCGGTGCAGCTGCTGATGGTCGGCTTCCTCGTGATgagcgccgcgccgctcgccgcggcggcggcggccaggtacaccgtcggcgacagcggcgggtGGAGGTTCTACGCCGAGGGGTGGGCCAAGGGCAAGACCTtccgcgccggcgacgtgctcg AGTTCAAGTACAACGCGGCGGTTCACGACGTGGCGGCCGTGGACCTGGCGTCGTACCGGAGCTGCGTGGCGCCGAAGGGCGTCAGGAAGATGCGGAGCGGGCACGACAAGGTGACGCTCCACAAGGGCGCGCACTACTTCATCTGCACCGAGCCGGGGCACTGCAAGGCCGGCATGAAGCTCGCCGTCAGGGCCATCTAG
- the LOC102711043 gene encoding membrane protein PM19L-like, translating to MQRAAEHRAMAAGAASRRYVGPLLCVNLVMHAAVLGLAGWSLNKFIDGETHRHLGGNTSTGYLLVFSLMAGVVGVCSVLPGFLHVRAWRGETLAAAASTGLISWALTALSFGLAFKHITLGNRGRRLRTLEAFIAILTLTQLLYLILLHAGSLDCGMFSLRCRNCDDDGLRNLRCERIHREELDTSSKSVRDAGA from the exons ATGCAGCGAGCAGCCGAGCACCGAGCgatggcggccggcgcggcgagccggcggtACGTGGGTCCACTCCTCTGCGTCAACCTCGTCATgcacgccgccgtcctcggcctcgccgggTGGTCGCTCAACAAGTTCATCGACGGCGAGACGCACCGCC ATCTTGGAGGGAACACGTCGACGGGGTACCTGCTCGTCTTCTCGCTGATGGCCGGGGTGGTCGGCGTGTGCTCGGTGCTCCCCGGGTTTCTCCACGTCCGGGCGTGGCGCGGCGAGaccctggcggcggcggcgtccaccGGACTCATCTCCTGGGCTCTCACCGCCCTCTCCTTCGG ACTCGCGTTTAAGCACATCACGCTCGGGAACCGAGGAAGGCGGCTG AGGACGTTGGAGGCGTTCATCGCGATCTTGACGCTGACGCAGCTGCTCTATCTGATTCTGCTCCACGCCGGCTCTCTGGACTGCGGCATGTTTAGCCTGAGATGCAGGAactgcgacgacgacggcttgcGTAACTTGCGTTGCGAAAGGATCCATCGTGAGGAACTCGACACGAGCAGCAAGTCGGTCAGAGATGCCGGTGCATGA